A single window of Streptomyces lunaelactis DNA harbors:
- a CDS encoding ArsR family transcriptional regulator, with protein sequence MSQEVLERLREASVPVFGNRYRAELMLALVSADGRGVCLGDLAIAQEVPASVYHAPMRALVEAGLARKLPRTAGERRRWYRRSDDDALWQCLERSFHPVVSSRDETTG encoded by the coding sequence ATGTCTCAAGAAGTCTTGGAGCGACTGCGTGAGGCGTCCGTGCCGGTCTTCGGCAACCGCTACCGGGCGGAGCTGATGCTGGCCCTCGTCTCGGCGGACGGACGCGGGGTGTGCCTGGGCGATCTCGCAATCGCCCAGGAGGTGCCGGCGAGTGTCTACCACGCCCCGATGCGGGCTTTGGTGGAGGCGGGCCTGGCGCGGAAGCTGCCGCGGACGGCGGGGGAGAGGCGCCGCTGGTACCGGCGCAGTGACGATGACGCGCTCTGGCAGTGTCTTGAGAGGTCGTTTCATCCTGTTGTTTCATCCAGGGATGAAACAACAGGATGA
- a CDS encoding glutamine synthetase family protein yields the protein MSTDHSEQIQQIEDLAARGIDVVRIIYPDLMGADRGRDILLHHLPNATGHGLAFCRAIYHTDALGEHSDIPGGLDAGMPDITVRPDLSTLVPLPWEPGVAWCIGDARDPATGLPAPESPRDLLRRVTAALTAEGLVPVVGPELEYVLLDPDPGSPTGWRRYADAPGNVYTVGRKGDPDGHLLRTLRHLHGLGIGATGGNREYDSGQFEINLDHSEALDAADRAFRFKVAVKELARAEGRLATFMAKPLNDGGGSGFHLHISLVDTDGRNVFDAPEQPSGLSVAARHAVAGLLAHAPALAALFNPTVNSYKRFGPDTTAPWLIDWGLDHRGAMVRIPPERGGGSRLEMRLGDATANPYLAIAGLVAAVGLGIRSAAEPPTSTGGYGYDPANAPKLPTSLGEALDALEADVELTEVLGRPFVDAFLIFKRDELARFERHVTDWEFRQYAQLI from the coding sequence GTGAGCACTGACCATTCCGAACAGATCCAGCAGATCGAGGACCTCGCCGCCCGGGGCATCGACGTCGTGCGCATCATCTACCCCGACCTCATGGGTGCCGACCGCGGGCGGGACATCCTCCTCCATCACCTGCCCAACGCGACCGGTCACGGTCTGGCCTTCTGCCGGGCGATCTACCACACCGACGCCCTGGGTGAGCACTCCGACATCCCGGGTGGCCTCGACGCCGGCATGCCCGACATCACCGTACGGCCGGACCTGAGTACCCTGGTCCCGCTCCCCTGGGAACCGGGCGTGGCCTGGTGCATCGGCGACGCGCGCGACCCTGCGACCGGACTGCCCGCCCCGGAGTCGCCCCGCGACCTGCTCCGTCGGGTCACCGCGGCGCTGACCGCCGAGGGCCTCGTCCCGGTGGTGGGACCCGAGCTGGAGTACGTCCTGCTCGACCCCGATCCGGGCTCGCCCACCGGCTGGCGCCGTTACGCCGACGCGCCCGGCAACGTCTACACCGTCGGCCGCAAGGGTGACCCGGACGGACACCTGCTCCGGACGCTGCGCCACCTGCACGGTCTCGGCATCGGTGCGACCGGTGGCAACCGGGAGTACGACAGTGGGCAGTTCGAGATCAACCTCGACCATTCGGAGGCCCTGGACGCCGCCGACCGGGCCTTCCGCTTCAAGGTCGCCGTCAAGGAGCTCGCCCGCGCGGAGGGCCGTTTGGCGACCTTCATGGCCAAACCCCTCAACGACGGCGGTGGTTCCGGCTTCCACCTGCACATCTCACTGGTCGACACCGACGGCCGCAATGTCTTCGACGCGCCCGAGCAGCCCTCCGGCCTGTCTGTCGCGGCCCGCCACGCCGTCGCCGGTCTGCTTGCCCACGCCCCCGCGCTCGCCGCGCTGTTCAACCCGACCGTCAACTCCTACAAGCGCTTCGGCCCGGACACGACGGCTCCGTGGCTTATCGACTGGGGCCTGGACCACCGCGGCGCCATGGTGCGCATTCCGCCCGAGCGCGGCGGCGGCTCCCGTCTGGAGATGCGCCTCGGCGACGCCACCGCGAACCCGTACCTCGCCATCGCCGGACTGGTTGCCGCCGTCGGACTGGGGATCCGGTCGGCGGCCGAGCCGCCCACCTCAACCGGCGGCTACGGCTACGACCCCGCCAACGCTCCGAAGCTGCCGACGAGCCTCGGTGAGGCACTCGACGCTCTGGAAGCCGACGTCGAACTCACAGAAGTGCTCGGCAGGCCCTTCGTCGACGCCTTCCTGATATTCAAGCGGGACGAGCTGGCCCGCTTCGAACGGCACGTCACCGACTGGGAGTTCCGCCAGTACGCCCAGCTGATCTGA
- a CDS encoding MarR family winged helix-turn-helix transcriptional regulator: protein MAGHRSIAETEKAVQAKLGTFQLKREQMAAIANIHRAAAAVRQHLENSVLRPAEVTWTGFVVLWVLWIWGETETRHVAEEAGITKGTLTGVARTLESRGLVSRNTHPEDGRRALLALTPEGEAVMEQLFPAFNEEEAFVASKLDPDECLRLADGLRAIVAQLEEHGEERRQELLSGSDLAPRRSGRRPKA, encoded by the coding sequence ATGGCCGGCCATCGATCCATCGCCGAGACCGAGAAGGCGGTCCAGGCGAAACTGGGGACCTTCCAGCTGAAGCGCGAGCAGATGGCGGCCATCGCCAACATCCACCGCGCGGCTGCCGCCGTGCGCCAGCATCTGGAGAACTCGGTACTGCGGCCCGCCGAGGTGACCTGGACCGGATTCGTCGTGCTGTGGGTCCTGTGGATCTGGGGCGAGACGGAGACCCGGCACGTGGCGGAGGAGGCCGGCATCACCAAAGGCACCCTCACCGGCGTCGCCCGCACCCTGGAGTCCAGGGGCCTGGTGTCCCGCAACACCCACCCCGAAGACGGCAGGCGGGCGCTGCTCGCACTGACCCCGGAAGGGGAGGCGGTCATGGAGCAGCTGTTCCCGGCGTTCAACGAGGAGGAGGCCTTCGTCGCCTCGAAGCTCGACCCCGACGAGTGCCTGCGGCTCGCGGACGGCCTGCGCGCCATCGTCGCACAGCTCGAGGAGCACGGGGAGGAGCGCCGCCAGGAACTGCTCTCGGGGTCGGATCTCGCACCGCGGCGTTCAGGGCGGCGCCCGAAGGCCTGA
- a CDS encoding amino acid permease encodes MTLPRSAENAKPTLPNPLGPPADPSRRASGPSHTAPRLGTGLRGRHVTMLAISGAIGAGLFVGSGAGIQTAGPGILVSYALAGLLMVLIMRMLGEMAVAQPSSGSFSVYAEKALGCWAGFTVGWLYWWLLVVVVAAEATAAATIAHGWLPAVPQWGWVLLFMAVLTGVNLCSVGSFGEFEFWFGAIKIAAVVGFLVLGSLAVFGLLPDTDPVGLTHLTGHGGFLPHGVAGVLTGLLAVVFSFGGMELVTIAAAESDNPSEAVRKATRTVIVRLLVFYIGSIALMVLLLPWDSASEATSPFVSVLQHIGVPGSASLMNAVVLTSLLSALNANLYGASRMAFSLAERGDAPHALLRLARSGAPRRAVLASVSFGFAAVLLNFFAPDRVLPFLLNSIGAIILLVWIAIAVSQLRIRRAAERDPGTELTVRMWGYPWLTWVALVGMVGVLVLMCTDAGARTQLFSSGALTAAILLVAGVRQLRGRRADRGAGSARARRPRPPRQ; translated from the coding sequence ATGACACTCCCCAGATCAGCCGAAAACGCGAAACCGACCCTCCCGAACCCCCTCGGACCACCGGCCGACCCGTCCCGGAGGGCTTCGGGCCCCTCGCACACGGCGCCCCGGCTCGGGACAGGCCTCAGGGGGCGCCACGTCACGATGCTGGCGATCAGCGGTGCCATCGGCGCTGGCCTCTTCGTGGGCTCCGGCGCTGGCATCCAGACCGCCGGACCCGGCATCCTGGTCTCCTACGCACTCGCCGGCCTGCTCATGGTGCTGATCATGCGCATGCTCGGTGAGATGGCCGTCGCGCAGCCCAGCAGCGGGTCGTTCTCCGTGTACGCGGAGAAGGCGCTCGGCTGCTGGGCCGGCTTCACCGTCGGCTGGCTCTACTGGTGGCTCCTCGTCGTGGTCGTGGCGGCGGAGGCGACTGCGGCGGCCACCATCGCCCACGGCTGGCTCCCAGCAGTGCCCCAGTGGGGCTGGGTGCTGCTGTTCATGGCCGTCCTGACCGGGGTGAACCTGTGTTCCGTCGGCTCCTTCGGCGAGTTCGAGTTCTGGTTCGGTGCGATCAAGATCGCCGCTGTCGTCGGCTTCCTGGTCCTCGGATCCCTGGCGGTGTTCGGCCTGCTGCCCGATACAGACCCGGTCGGGCTTACCCATCTGACCGGCCACGGGGGCTTCCTGCCGCACGGTGTCGCAGGCGTACTGACCGGCCTGCTGGCCGTCGTGTTCTCCTTCGGCGGCATGGAGCTCGTCACGATCGCCGCCGCCGAGTCCGACAACCCGTCGGAGGCAGTCCGCAAGGCCACCCGTACCGTCATCGTCCGGCTGCTCGTCTTCTACATCGGTTCGATCGCGCTCATGGTGCTGCTGTTGCCCTGGGATTCCGCCTCCGAGGCCACCAGCCCGTTCGTCAGCGTCCTGCAGCACATCGGCGTACCTGGCTCTGCCTCGCTGATGAACGCTGTCGTGCTTACCTCGCTGCTGTCCGCGCTCAACGCGAATCTCTACGGCGCCTCGCGCATGGCCTTCTCGCTCGCAGAGCGCGGTGACGCCCCGCACGCCCTGCTCCGGCTCGCCCGGTCCGGAGCCCCCAGACGTGCCGTGCTGGCCTCGGTCTCCTTCGGATTCGCCGCCGTGCTGCTCAACTTCTTTGCACCGGATCGCGTACTGCCGTTCCTGCTGAACTCCATCGGCGCCATCATTCTGCTGGTGTGGATCGCCATCGCCGTCTCCCAACTCCGCATCCGTCGCGCGGCAGAGCGGGATCCCGGCACGGAGCTGACGGTACGCATGTGGGGGTACCCCTGGCTGACCTGGGTCGCGCTCGTCGGCATGGTGGGCGTTCTGGTGCTGATGTGCACCGACGCCGGCGCCCGGACCCAGTTGTTCTCGTCCGGCGCGCTGACCGCTGCCATCCTGCTGGTCGCTGGGGTCCGCCAACTGCGAGGCCGACGCGCCGACCGGGGGGCGGGTTCCGCGCGGGCGCGACGTCCTCGTCCGCCCCGGCAGTGA
- a CDS encoding acetoacetate decarboxylase family protein, translated as MAGVRGYFHPKTATGGSSLIPSPPWHYSGDLVTVEYRTDPARVAELLPEPLALADEDPGAVALIWADWQSCGSSKEELLDPVRAQYKEAFAVVRCSYRGKTYSRCVYIWVDKDFAIARGFHQGYPKKLGSIHMTRPHPYGPAPRIEAGASFGATLAAADRRLAEAVITLREPAETNGFVNGHPMAHHRWLPSIEKGKRLALDELIETGSASFEAGQPWSADAELALFEAPTEELARLEVHELIGAYYRQVGVSWDGGTLLETGTSGAE; from the coding sequence ATGGCCGGCGTCCGCGGATACTTCCACCCCAAGACCGCCACCGGCGGGTCTTCGCTCATCCCCTCTCCCCCGTGGCACTACTCCGGCGACCTGGTCACCGTGGAGTACCGGACGGACCCGGCACGGGTCGCCGAGCTGTTGCCGGAGCCGCTCGCACTCGCCGACGAGGACCCTGGCGCCGTGGCCCTGATCTGGGCGGACTGGCAGTCCTGCGGCAGCTCGAAGGAGGAACTGCTGGACCCGGTGCGCGCTCAGTACAAGGAGGCCTTCGCGGTGGTGCGCTGCTCGTACCGTGGCAAGACCTACTCCCGCTGTGTGTACATCTGGGTCGACAAGGACTTCGCCATCGCTCGGGGCTTCCACCAGGGCTACCCGAAGAAGCTCGGCTCGATTCACATGACCCGACCGCACCCCTATGGTCCCGCGCCGCGGATCGAGGCTGGCGCGTCCTTCGGCGCCACGCTCGCCGCCGCCGACCGCCGGCTGGCCGAGGCAGTGATCACCCTGCGCGAGCCCGCCGAGACCAACGGCTTCGTGAACGGCCATCCGATGGCCCATCACCGCTGGCTGCCCTCGATCGAGAAGGGCAAGAGACTGGCGCTGGACGAGCTGATCGAAACCGGTTCGGCGTCCTTCGAGGCCGGTCAGCCGTGGTCCGCCGACGCGGAGCTAGCCCTGTTTGAAGCCCCGACCGAGGAACTGGCGCGGCTGGAGGTGCACGAGCTGATCGGCGCCTACTACCGGCAGGTGGGGGTGTCCTGGGACGGCGGCACGCTGCTGGAGACCGGCACCTCGGGCGCCGAGTAG
- a CDS encoding M14 family zinc carboxypeptidase yields the protein MRRRPFTALLAAGVAITAFLAAGPTGAAEPAPSGAPAPTYELSVPVRSNAAADAALLEGKGFDVMEGSSADGLRVLGGETERERLTALGFRSTVKRELPAVQWDVPDAADSTYYGGYLTVNGQYAHMEQVARQKPGLAKVVDYGKSWRKLKGKGGHELKAICITHITSEKDCSLDPKAPKPRYVVVGQVHAREIATGEIARRWIDQLVDSYGDDAAVTSLMNSTEFWVIPVANPDGVDIVQEGGDAPYLQRKNANTDNGTTCANPPTGNSQSGVDLNRNAGFKWNSGGSSGDPCSPAYRGPAADSEPENTALEGLFRKLYPDTRGPEVTDAASPSTRGIFISLHSDIRMVLFPWAWTTDDGPNDASLRAIAAGFAKDTGYTYGQPGELLYAASGGTDDWAYGELGVPSLTVEVGSTTNSACNGFLPAYSCISESYWPTLSKALLNTAKAAKAPYTVS from the coding sequence ATGCGCAGAAGACCATTCACAGCCCTGCTCGCGGCCGGTGTCGCCATCACCGCATTCCTGGCGGCCGGCCCCACCGGCGCCGCGGAACCGGCTCCTTCAGGCGCCCCCGCGCCGACGTACGAGCTGAGCGTTCCCGTCCGCTCCAACGCGGCCGCGGACGCGGCTCTGCTGGAGGGCAAGGGATTCGACGTCATGGAAGGCAGCAGCGCCGACGGACTGCGTGTGCTCGGCGGCGAGACGGAGCGGGAGCGCCTGACCGCGCTCGGGTTCCGGTCGACCGTCAAGCGTGAGCTGCCCGCAGTGCAGTGGGACGTTCCCGACGCCGCCGACAGCACCTACTACGGCGGTTACCTCACCGTCAACGGCCAGTACGCGCACATGGAGCAGGTCGCGCGGCAAAAGCCCGGACTCGCGAAGGTGGTCGACTACGGGAAGTCGTGGCGCAAGCTGAAGGGCAAGGGCGGACACGAGCTCAAGGCCATCTGCATCACGCACATCACCAGCGAGAAGGACTGTTCCCTCGACCCGAAAGCGCCCAAGCCGCGGTACGTCGTCGTGGGCCAGGTGCACGCACGCGAGATCGCGACCGGCGAGATCGCCCGCCGCTGGATCGACCAGCTCGTCGACAGCTACGGCGACGACGCGGCCGTCACCTCGCTGATGAACTCCACAGAGTTCTGGGTGATCCCTGTCGCCAACCCGGACGGCGTCGACATCGTCCAGGAGGGCGGCGACGCACCGTACCTGCAACGCAAGAACGCCAACACCGACAACGGCACGACCTGCGCCAACCCACCCACAGGCAACAGTCAGTCCGGCGTCGACCTCAACCGCAATGCCGGCTTCAAGTGGAACTCCGGCGGATCCTCCGGCGACCCGTGCAGCCCTGCCTACCGAGGCCCCGCGGCGGACTCCGAGCCGGAGAACACCGCCCTCGAAGGGCTGTTCCGCAAGCTGTACCCGGACACCCGTGGACCGGAGGTCACCGACGCGGCCTCGCCCAGCACCCGGGGCATCTTCATCAGCCTGCACAGCGACATCCGAATGGTGCTGTTCCCCTGGGCCTGGACGACGGACGACGGTCCCAACGACGCGTCACTTCGGGCCATCGCGGCAGGGTTCGCCAAGGACACCGGCTACACCTACGGGCAGCCCGGCGAACTCCTCTACGCCGCGTCCGGCGGGACCGACGACTGGGCCTACGGCGAACTAGGGGTACCCAGCCTCACCGTCGAGGTTGGCTCCACCACGAACAGCGCCTGCAATGGATTCCTGCCCGCCTACTCGTGCATCAGCGAGTCCTACTGGCCGACCCTGAGTAAGGCCCTGCTGAACACGGCGAAAGCCGCGAAGGCGCCATACACCGTGAGCTGA
- a CDS encoding AfsR/SARP family transcriptional regulator translates to MLIRLIGLVTIEHEGLPPLHVSSAQAQAALARLVLERDSGTSREHLADTLWPEGLPDTWASALRGVVSRVRSYVTSPLQNPGGTPLISQSGRYLLRLPDDAAVDLEAAEAAVAEAGAAFADGAHAVARRLAAGAVANLRGSFLPAHEGEWADGVRDRVDELRLTALELASLSASELGDEHHALRYAEEAVRHAPFRESAHRCRMTAHAAAGNRADALRAYHQLGQVLAEELGIDPAAETQAAYLQLLRSDGPTRPHRPSPSGRMPADALDPVLIGAFEALSPPPR, encoded by the coding sequence TTGCTGATCAGACTCATAGGTCTCGTCACGATCGAGCACGAGGGTCTTCCCCCTCTGCATGTGTCGAGCGCCCAGGCACAGGCGGCTCTCGCCCGGCTGGTGCTGGAGCGCGACTCGGGCACCAGCCGGGAACACCTCGCCGACACCCTCTGGCCGGAAGGACTGCCCGACACCTGGGCCTCGGCCCTGCGCGGTGTGGTCAGCAGGGTCCGCTCCTACGTCACGAGCCCGCTCCAGAATCCTGGCGGGACACCCCTGATCTCGCAGAGCGGCCGGTATCTGCTGCGGCTGCCGGACGATGCCGCCGTCGACCTGGAGGCCGCCGAGGCAGCGGTCGCCGAGGCAGGGGCCGCCTTCGCCGACGGCGCGCACGCCGTGGCGCGCCGGCTCGCGGCGGGCGCCGTGGCCAATCTGCGCGGCTCGTTCCTGCCCGCCCACGAGGGTGAGTGGGCGGACGGCGTACGGGATCGAGTGGACGAACTGCGACTGACAGCACTGGAGCTGGCGAGCCTGTCGGCCTCGGAGCTCGGCGACGAGCACCACGCGCTGCGCTACGCCGAGGAGGCGGTGCGCCACGCGCCGTTCAGGGAGAGTGCCCACCGCTGCCGGATGACGGCGCACGCCGCCGCGGGCAACCGGGCGGACGCGCTGCGCGCCTACCACCAGCTGGGGCAAGTACTCGCCGAGGAGCTGGGCATCGACCCGGCGGCCGAAACCCAGGCCGCGTACCTGCAGTTGCTGCGCTCTGACGGGCCGACCCGGCCGCACCGCCCGTCGCCGTCGGGGCGGATGCCGGCCGACGCACTGGACCCGGTGCTCATCGGGGCCTTCGAGGCGCTCAGCCCGCCGCCGAGGTGA
- a CDS encoding SAM-dependent methyltransferase: MTTVPGRSVPKGDTIRHHEVSDAFYRLLLGPTMVCSGGYWEDGEGLTETLDEAQERKLDRFVELAGAAGTRRVLDVGCGWGTMLNRLTVVHGVEQAVGLTPSRTQEQFITGFGNPRISARVESWEDHTTQDLYDAAFCINALEQVVPSVLAPRERAERYRAFFSTVGAVLKPGARFVLHTMTAETLPVNGRLLEDLRFLRRADSPFHAGHIPHLHELAQAADGLFDVIEIVNERESFAVACRAWLHRLAQCRDVAVVLAGEEVVARFERCLGIFAYTLEDKFFNNFRVTIARR, from the coding sequence ATGACGACGGTGCCGGGCAGGTCGGTCCCCAAGGGCGACACCATCAGGCACCACGAGGTGAGTGACGCCTTCTACCGACTCCTCCTCGGCCCGACCATGGTGTGTTCCGGCGGGTACTGGGAGGACGGCGAAGGGCTGACCGAGACCCTGGACGAGGCCCAGGAGCGCAAGCTCGACCGGTTCGTCGAACTCGCCGGGGCCGCGGGCACCCGGCGGGTCCTCGATGTCGGCTGCGGCTGGGGCACCATGCTCAACCGGCTCACCGTCGTCCACGGCGTGGAGCAGGCCGTCGGCCTCACCCCCAGCCGCACCCAGGAGCAGTTCATCACCGGCTTCGGCAACCCGCGGATCTCGGCACGGGTGGAGAGCTGGGAGGACCACACGACGCAGGACCTGTACGACGCGGCGTTCTGCATCAACGCACTGGAGCAGGTCGTCCCCTCCGTGCTCGCGCCGCGCGAGCGCGCCGAGAGGTACCGGGCCTTCTTCTCCACGGTGGGTGCCGTGCTCAAGCCGGGCGCGCGGTTCGTCCTGCACACCATGACCGCCGAGACTCTGCCCGTGAACGGACGGCTGCTGGAGGACCTGAGGTTCCTGCGGCGCGCCGATTCTCCGTTCCACGCCGGCCACATCCCGCACCTGCACGAGCTGGCGCAGGCCGCCGACGGCCTCTTCGACGTCATCGAGATCGTCAACGAGCGCGAGTCGTTCGCGGTCGCCTGCCGCGCGTGGCTCCACCGCCTGGCTCAGTGCCGTGACGTGGCCGTTGTGCTGGCGGGTGAGGAGGTCGTGGCCCGCTTCGAGCGCTGCCTGGGCATCTTCGCGTACACGCTCGAGGACAAGTTCTTCAACAACTTCCGCGTCACCATCGCCCGGCGCTGA
- the fabG gene encoding 3-oxoacyl-ACP reductase FabG: protein MTATTRTTALVTGATAGIGLTVARDLGRRGHRVFICARTEQQVKQTVEDLREEGFEAEGIGADVRSRESVADLVAAAVETFGPLGILVNNAGRSGGGATADLADELWYDVIDTNLNGVFLVTSEVLRNGGMADAAYGRIVNIASTAGKQGVLLGAPYSASKHGVVGFTKALGKELAPRGITVNAVCPGYVETPMAERVRKGYAAAWDTTEEFVQEQFEAQIPLGRYSTPEEVAGLVGYLTTDSAASITAQALNVCGGLGNF from the coding sequence ATGACGGCAACGACGAGGACCACGGCCCTGGTCACCGGCGCGACGGCCGGCATAGGCCTGACCGTCGCCCGTGATCTGGGGCGGCGCGGCCATCGGGTCTTCATCTGCGCGCGGACGGAGCAGCAGGTCAAGCAGACGGTCGAGGATCTGCGCGAAGAGGGCTTCGAGGCGGAGGGCATCGGGGCCGATGTCCGCTCCCGGGAGTCGGTGGCCGACCTGGTCGCCGCCGCCGTCGAGACCTTCGGCCCGCTCGGCATTCTGGTCAACAACGCAGGCCGCAGCGGCGGCGGTGCCACCGCGGACCTGGCCGACGAGCTCTGGTACGACGTCATCGACACGAATCTCAACGGTGTCTTCCTGGTGACCAGCGAGGTGCTCAGGAACGGCGGCATGGCTGACGCCGCGTACGGGCGGATCGTCAACATCGCCTCGACGGCCGGTAAGCAGGGCGTCCTGCTCGGCGCCCCCTACTCCGCCTCCAAGCACGGCGTCGTCGGGTTCACCAAGGCGCTGGGCAAGGAGCTCGCGCCCCGTGGCATCACCGTCAACGCGGTCTGCCCCGGCTATGTCGAGACCCCCATGGCCGAGCGGGTCCGCAAGGGCTACGCCGCGGCGTGGGACACCACGGAGGAGTTCGTACAGGAGCAGTTCGAGGCGCAGATCCCGCTCGGCCGCTATTCGACCCCGGAGGAGGTGGCGGGCCTGGTCGGCTATCTGACCACGGACAGCGCCGCGTCCATCACCGCGCAGGCGCTCAACGTCTGCGGCGGACTGGGCAACTTCTGA